The following nucleotide sequence is from Pagrus major chromosome 13, Pma_NU_1.0.
agtgaagaatgtgtgtacttttgccacctctgaaAATATGGCCACGAGATGAGTTATACTTTCAAATACGCgtttaatgttgtgaaagggtttatttttttacccacaccatcttttcctaaacctcaTGGAGTGTTTTTGCTGCCTGAACCTGTGTTTAGTGTTTTCATTCTCAAACCGAACCAAACTGCAACAAACATTGGAAAAAAAACGGAAAACAATAAGTTATTTAACCGTAAAAAAGATACATGAGCAGTATAACAATGTCATATCATAACAGCGTGATTGGGCTGTTACAGTAATGGTTCTGGCATGATGTTATCTAGGAacaacacccacacagacaaGACATAAAACTGTCTTGTCTACATGTAATACCGactcaattcaaattcaaagtcGATAAATGAAACACTCAAATGTAGATGACCTTACTGACACTACGCTAAAACGGAGAACtgtacaaaaatagaaaaaaaaacctaatgACCAATCCAAATCTACAGTAACGTTGTTTAGCGTCTGGATACTTGGTGTACTCTTACCCGGGGAAGTGTTGCATGTGAGTGATGGTGTCAGGCAGGGGCATTCCATAGCTCTCAGGCAGCAGGAGACTCAGCAACCCCGACAGAGCTGTGAGGCTTCCCATGAGGATGTAAGGCAGTGAAATGGAATAGCTTCCTGTGGCAACACATCAAAGGAAGAGACATTGAAAAACATCCCCTGCTACAACGGTACCGCAGCGAAGCTAAACACAAAAGTTGGAAAGACTTGAAGGAGTTTGATGTGGCTGCATCAGTAGTTTAAATCCAATCCATTTAAAAGCAGCGTCTAAATTTTAACTGAAAGCTTCTGGATTTTCTGCAGGCTGGTCCGTCTGATCTGAGTGCTAATTAAGTCTGCTTTTTTGTTCTTGCTCTAGCGagttttgttcttgttttgtttctgtggaggCACCAGCTTGTTGTTTGCCTCTTTCAGTGTAACAGTGTTAGTGCAAGTCAGGAATCAGGAGGGAAACAGCTTTTCtgaaagggtaactccaccaattttgaTCTAAATTGTATCTAAGCTCAGTGGTTAAGTGGCATTTCTAAgagctgtatcgtaggcaactggatgtgtttcagtttcttgaagacgtttcacctctcatccaagaggcttctttaGTTCTAACTAAccggaggggagttgcaggcttttaaactctgtgtgggagtgtccttacagagttgttagggccacttgtgggttgttgatCCAACCGGATCATTGCTGTGGTTGTTGAAGGCTGGCTGAAgataatattttattaatctGTCAGCGGGGAAATTCACGTGTTACAACAGTTTAAGATTTATAGGCAGAGGGAAAAGAACAAACAGTGACTGAGTtattgataaaaatgtaaaacagaacaAGCAGGACAACAATAGAATAACATAAAGACaagtaaaaaagtaataataataataataataaagataataataataataataagactATATACACTATATACTACTATATACACTATTTGCCTTGTACTTACAGATAATACCAAGGTAGGTAATTGCACATAATAACTGCATCCATTGATGTAATACACACATGGCGTGTAGTAGTGAACTTtaaaaaagatatataaaaataaataaaaattgagGATACAAGCATGAATGTACTAttcataaatatgaatatatgggatatactatatatatatatattgaaaagGAAGAAGCATACGTGGAATTTCAAAATGTCCATAATGACCGACAGTGTTATCAAAgtgcagaccagtggactgtCTTTTCAAAACCcgatgcctacattacccacaatgcaacttagccactgggtgacatcactggaggcaatttatcagatcacatgcagccTCCTCTTCTATTTGTAAAATTGGAGGAGTTACCCTCTAACAGTGTGTCCTAATCATTCCATTCTTTCAACACCACGCATGAGAAAATTAAAGTAGTGATGTAtcacatgtttttcctttttcggCCAAAATTGTCCCAGAGGAAATAAACTTGGAATCAAAAGTCTCTTTTGTGCAATTCTCTTTGAGCTTCCACCGCATCTCAAGACCTGTAAGATCTGCCAGTTAGATTCATGGGGAGAACTGATCAAACAACATGTCAACAACTTGTCATCGTGTTGTTCTCTGTATTTTGCTGTTGCTCTGATGTTTGAGTTCGACAtaatttatgataataaaaaacCCGCTTTtctccagctgtgtgtttgatggGTATTTATTTCTGCTTTGGACAATAACCACCCTTAAACTACCAGactacttaaaggtgcaataagtaattttaaaattcattttaaacaagggtgtaaataatgtcttttcaaatcaatttggtatCTTAGGCTTCCGGAGAATTGGCCTACGACGGGTGGACGTATGTTACGTTTTAAAACAggtccccatcttcttcagttgtttgggagaatgctgcaaggctgttttgctttgaggctccagaaatgttttgtgggctacaAAACGGGTTAATAAAGATTATCCTGTACAGAGACCAGCATAAAAAGCCAAACAATAAGTGTGCTTTATAAATTGCTGTGTCGAAATAAATAAACCTCACATTCAACTGCCAAGCCACAAGCCATAAAAGCCAAGTACTTTCGTGACTGTACTGCAACACTCATGAAACTGTTTGTATTTAAGAGAAAACTGGTGAAAGCCATAAATTCTCTTGAATGAATTGTTTGTGCAACTGAAGAACAAATCTGTATTTCAGTGAGTGGTTTTTGCATGAGGCCCATTGAGGTTGAGGGgccaggaaaaataaaaaggagaacAAGACAAAGAACAGTATAGTAAGTAAAGTAGTTAATGTGGGTTGATCAGTTAGGTAAGAACACACATTTGAATTGCTCTTTCATGCTTTGTGCAAACTGAAGCAGAAGAAAGAGCTGGACATAAATTCTGTCAAGCTTACATTTATCCCATAGTGTTCAACAGGCTGAAAATAGTGTACTTGAGGCAGAGGTAAGCTCATCCTTACTTAGGTAAATGAAGTATGGGGCAGTGATGCTGCCTATCCTGGAGGCCATGGAGCAGGCGCCCACAGCCGTATTCCTCAGTACAGTCGGGTAGACTTCTGCTGTGTATGCGTACGCGAGAGCAAATGCTGTCGTCACGGCAAACTTCCCCATCATCTCGAGTGATATGGCTACATAGATCAGGTCTATAGGGAAGACAGCATTGCATTGTTTTGGGTTATATGCGCTGACCATTCAAATACATTCAGCTTGAACTGAAATGAGAAATGTCTGAAAAGTTGGTCATACTTGTTGGTACGAGCTGTATGAAGAGTAGGAACAATCCTCCCATGAAGAGGGTTGAGAAAAGACTCAGTCGTCTGGAACACCAGCGAAACATAACCCACGACAAAAAGTAGGCTGGAATCTCCACCACCGCCGACAGGAAACAGTTGAAGTACGCGTCGCCGTGAAGGTTCGCCGTGTTCAGGGAAAGAGCGAAGTAGGCGATGGTCAAGGTGTTCCTGTGGAGACAATTGTTGAGCATAaatcaaaactaaaaacatgtttgataacctctaaatatttctgtattatgATGTGGTTGAAGATTATTTGCAGCCTGCACGATTCAAGTAACATTATAACAAAGTAATTGTTTTAGCCATTTATTAGGGATGCATGATTTACGGCagataatgaaattatagccGATAAATAGTTTAGTTTACTTAACAAGTGCAGCCTTTACAGACTGTATatggcggtatgcacctttaaggttGGTTGGCCAGccaccaataaacacagagaagaagaagaacaacaacaatgctgttgttgtgttcatgacAAAGAGCTGCTGCACACATGTCGTCACTGGAATGAGCGTCGTTTTTCAagttcagaggaagacaacacaattGTAACTGGCAATACGTGTGCCGCAAGTGTTCAGAGAgacacaataacaataacacaataaatcttattagagctatgaataataaatgagcCATCTTTGCCTCCTACATCTTCGCCTTTTTACCCTCAGGGGTGCTAAACTAcaataaactacaggttatgaacatatttttaaaatacaaaaatgtgaaattattatcGGCTATCAGTATCAgctaaattttttttttttaccattcaTAAAAAGTTTTATGTGTTCACGTCTGTATTGCGATAATTATATCAGTGAAGTCCGGTGAAGTCCGCGCCTCAATCTTACTCTCTGGAAGTCTGTAGAAAGTCCTCTTGTGGGCCCTTGTGGACTGGATGAGTTGTGGGTTTGGACAACCCCTCAGCACTCACGGACTTCCTGCAAATGTGCCCACAAATTCTGCGAGTCTGCAAGACCAGTGAAGTCCCAATATTCGGATGCAGCCTTTAGTCTCTGAGTTCCCGTCCCTCTGTGCCAGTTTGCCTTGAtgtcttgtgtgtgtctttgtgttttgtgcgtTTAGTCATCTGACCATTGGCTGCCTTTTCTGCCTGCTGATTCTGATTCCTCTGCCTGATCTGATTGACAACATGTGTGCCGCCTTCTCCATAATAAACGGACTGTGTTTTAACTGTAAATGCAATTAGCAGAGAGGTTTATACAGCATTTAACTGAGCTATCGTGAGGGATGAGTTGAACTGTTAAAAGTTGGTAAGTCCTTcaactgttgaaaaaaaaaaaactacatacaACTTCACGTTTATCCATCTGCTCTGATCGACtaacaacttttttctttaaaaaaaaaatcgaacTGTTTCCGGACTCTCAGAGGTGAGCACAGGGACAGTAGAGACATACTGTGCAGTTACATAAAACAGATTTTGGCCTCAGTTGCAGCTCTTCACAGCACCTGACAGGTCATTAAGTGTTGTTAGTGAAATGGAGCTGACGCGGTCGAAGGTGACGCATGAACAGGCTGAAACTGTgcgtgcatgtatgtgtgtttgtaacagcgtgtgtacagtacatgacGGGGTCACTGTACTGAATGTGGAGGTCAGGCAGGGACAGCAGGGACTCACCAGACCAGCCACAGCGTGACAGAGATCCAGCGGATGTTTCGAGAGCGGAGCAGGTCACAGATGTTGTGGGCTCTCCTCCCCTCAGATTGAAGTTCTTTCTGTGGGGAGCGGAGCATGTGGAACAACAAACACTTAGTAAGCAAAGCCATCAGTCTGGAAATAATTTCATTAGAGAGAGGCTTGTGAATGCATGGACACTTGCTGAGTGAGCACATGCATGTGCACGTGTGCACACATACCGTACCAAAAACGGCAGGATGAGGACTGATGGAGGCAAAAGTTCAATGTCTAATGAAGAACTGAGGGAAAAATGCTGATAATAATTGAGAGATGAGCTAGATTGATAAGCAGTGTCGGATGTAACTTCAATGACTTTAATTACTGATTACTTTTTTGTGGTAACAAGTAACCTGATGTGTTCCACTACTGTACGAATCTCACCATGTTTTCCTGTtccttttgttgccactaaaaacaaaacaaaacaaaaaatccctGATGCAGTCCtacctttctgtctctcatAGCCAGAGCAGAGAGGGCGACCTCTGGCTCATTAGTCACCATGTTGAAACATGGTGCACTGTAGGCTATATGAGCCagcattgtcttgtttttcacaGAAGCAGCTGCTAAACTGGTATGTAAAATATGTCTGGTAACCTAACCTCAGTTTCTGGTTATAGTACATTTTGTATGAACTTGTTATAGGTTACATGAGGATTTTCAAAAAGTAACATAACCTAACCAGATAAGTGATGAAAAACTGTAGCACAGAAACTACTGTAGCGTTTAGGGTGATTTCAGGAAAAGTGTCACTGTTACATTGTTTGTCCACAAGAAAAAACTAGTGAGGTAACACATTCtttcaaaaacaagtcaaaattaCAACCGTACTATTATTGGATTTTTAACTCACAAATATTGTTGTCGTTATCAGTACCTTCACCCTGttcacatttagttttttctctGTGCAGCTGCTGTTGGCAGCGCTACCACTTTATATTTGTAAGATTTCccaaacaaaatggaaaagttTCAAGATGTAGCAATACAAAAAGACTGCCAAAAAGAAGAATTCAAATCTTCGCCATGTGCCAAAAATGACCGGCAACAACAACACCATCTCCTCAAGTCTACTGCCAGATTTCAGGACTGAGCAAGAAGAGGCAAAAGAAAGATTAGTGGTGCAAAGTAGTGGTTACACATGCAGCAATATGGCAACACCGAGGAGATGCATGCATAAACACAGAGCTGGACTGCTGAGTGAATTGTATAGATGAATGAGGCAATCGATTTGTGTGTACCGCCAGATAGTAGTAATTAAGTAAAGGCTTGAAGGCTCTGTCTGGTTCACGAGGCATCATTGTCTATTGTAATGTTACATAGAAAGTAAAGGTGAACGAAGAAAATTGTTCACCTCTTAGAACAGATCGCATGAAAATGTACAGCTATTGTAGGGAAACGCCATCACACTTATGGCAACTTGTCTAATTCTGCTGCTTCCCTGGATTTGTGTATAACATGAATTGCTGAAACTGATTTAACAAACCAACACTTTCTGGCCCAAGCAGAGAGTCCAGGAGGAACATGCAGGATAATGTGCATCTGCAATGAGTAAAGTCATGGATGCGGCAGTTTAGTTTCTGAAGGAAAGTTCATGGGTCAAAGAAGGTCAAATCTTGGCACAGTCTCAGTCAGCTGTCATCCAGATTAGTGCACACCCCTGTGCAGAAAAGTAAATGATTACATCAAACTGAGCAGTGAACCATGAGAGGGTCACTCCTCGTTGTCTCTCCCTATCTGGGATGGAAAGATGCTGATCTAAAGAAAACCCTAATCAGCAGGAAAACAGGTATGACCTGTTTTTTGAAAGGTACAACATGTAAGAAATGACCACCAAAttcacactccaaacaaatagagggAAGCATATCAACGGAGTAACCTACCCAACCCTAGTTTATACCTATACGTGTATATACCACTATACTGTATACTTACATCTGGTTACCACAAGTCATTAAATTGCCCAGTGCATTGGTGTTTATGCACTTACAGTACAGAAGTTTTATGGTGAGATCTCACCTTCAAAGAACCAAAGATGACCGGTGGGGACTCAATATTGTTCCTCTTGGCAGCAGCTCTTATTACGGCCTCTGCCTCTTCAACTCTTCCCTGAGAGAGCAGCCAGCGAGGAGACTCTGGGATGTACCTGCGTGATTTAACAACAGTGAGACACAGAGGTTCAATCGACTGaggcttttctttttacttattTTGATTCCTTACGTACTAAAACAAGCGCCTCCGTGCAAAGTCTTCAACGAGCTGACGCTGTTGTGGTTGCACTGGTGCAATCAGTGATAATTTAATCAATTTATGACATTATCAACTAATCTGCCCAATTATTTTATCAGTAAAATTACGAAAAAAAGTAGTACTATAATACCTTTCTATTATTTTTTTGATgcaaaaatgctctttaaatatgttggaTGCCTAAGTTATACTTGAGGAGTGACAATAATTGtgatatttacacattaaaaattGATATGGTGTCAATaatacacaaaacagaaaaaatccattgagtgtaattgttcttttttacACTTGCAGGTTACGTGCTGTTATGATAACGgtctctcttcccctccctACACAACATATTTTGAGTGTAATTCATCTgccaaaaaaagcaaacaaaacataaagcaaacaaagttaaagatgaacttgactgttagcattgtcattattattatttacacattttagcAGAGCAGCGTGACACTTTGTGCAGGAGGTCTGTCAATTAAGGTAACTTGGCATCCAGCATTTTCCAAAAAGCATGTTTTCTCGTGGCTCGTTGCCCActattaagtttcagttttcagttttttgggCACTCCTGGTGTAGTTATTTTTGCAGGAACTATGCttattggttgattgattgacagtTAAAACTGGATTTCATCTGTTATCCCTGGACAGATGTTAAAACTCTAAAAACCTGATAAAAAGCACGTATGACATGAGATGTGAGTGATCACCCAGGctaaatacttaaaaaaaagaaggagaaagaacccacacagacaaacacacacccacctACCACCAGAGAGGCACATAGAGGAGGCCGGGCAGGGCCAGGCCTAAGCGAAGCATCCTCCAGTCTCTGACGAAGTAAGCAAACACCGGCAGCAGCATGTAGCCCCCGGCAAAGAAAAGACTTACACCTGCGGTGGAGTAAATGGTCCGAACACGTGGGCCCAATATCTCTGTTCCTGAGGGGGGTAACACAAGGAATGAACTACACAGTCTTGCACAGTCAAGCAACTAACTACATCTGAGAATCAATGAGTAGAGTAGTACAGAGGTACCTAGCACAAACGCAGTCACATAAGTGGAGATGAGTGCCATCCCAACAAGAAAGTAGATGGCGCAGAACACGACCCAGGATGAAGCGAAGACCTGGATGAACGCAAACACTGTCTGGAGGGCCACGGTAACACACAACACTATTTTTCTCCCATACCTGAAAATGATACAACGCACAGATGTAAGCATGCTGTGTAGATGTAgtgctagaagtaaaaagctaatgtcaggctataaacagactacgTTGTGGTCGCATGACTTAGACGTCACaaccactaagcgtcttactagACAATTACTTTACTGTCCTGTAAAGACgaactagtgagtagatgagtgtTCGTGTTCGGCATGATGACGTTTAACTTCTGTGACAACTTCTGTaatctcatttagccacttctTAGCAACCGCCGACACGCaagtgctttataattaaattgtgggacatttaatgatgtattttatgttgtagagcAAACGATATAAATATCTTAAGACTGCGGTAACCaaagaccttatttcaggcatttaaccgaaaaaccaattaaaaaaactcatacgctttgagatgagggaacaGGATGTGAAAAAATGCTAACCGATTTCCAGGTTTGCAGGACACCTTGGACTGTTAACAAGGTCAGTTAACGGCTCTCTCTGTTatgatttattgttatatttggAAAGCGATTTAAAAAGTTGTGACGTCATCACAACATAAAGTCTACGAGCAGAGTGGGAACTTGCAGACGGGGCCAGCAGGGGAAACTATGTGCATTCTATTATAAATCTTTGCATGCTTGTAGCAGCTATGGTAGCCTCCAGCTGCTAGCCTCAAGCGTCGGTGAGCAGGCTGCAGAGGTCCGGTAACCTCACTTCTTTCCCACTCCACACTCAGAtttttgtcattgttaaacTTGTAGTTACTGGTACAGACTAGCTTGCCACATGCATGGATTCTTTGGGTTTTGGCAGAAAACTAAATACGTGTTGAGTGATGTGTGCATTTTGAAAACAATTGAGCTCATCTTGTCCATGACCTGTCAGAGAACTGTCCCGAAATGAAGGAGCCAGTGAGAACTCCACAGAAGTAGAGAGAGGAGGTCAACGGGTTCTTCCACCTGTCATCACACACCAGGTCCCACtgcaagaacacacacacacacacacacacacacacacacacacacacacacacacacacacacacaca
It contains:
- the LOC141006673 gene encoding organic cation/carnitine transporter 2-like, encoding MSDVEDATAFLGEWGGFQQQVFFLLCLTVIPNGFTGLSIVFIADTPPHRCLIPAHVNLTAAWRNSSIPLEEESHSGALVPSKCSRYKLEDVQSFSDRGLLPGVDVNMSNVATERCLDGWEYDRSVYISTITTEWDLVCDDRWKNPLTSSLYFCGVLTGSFISGQFSDRYGRKIVLCVTVALQTVFAFIQVFASSWVVFCAIYFLVGMALISTYVTAFVLGTEILGPRVRTIYSTAGVSLFFAGGYMLLPVFAYFVRDWRMLRLGLALPGLLYVPLWWYIPESPRWLLSQGRVEEAEAVIRAAAKRNNIESPPVIFGSLKKELQSEGRRAHNICDLLRSRNIRWISVTLWLVWNTLTIAYFALSLNTANLHGDAYFNCFLSAVVEIPAYFLSWVMFRWCSRRLSLFSTLFMGGLFLLFIQLVPTNLIYVAISLEMMGKFAVTTAFALAYAYTAEVYPTVLRNTAVGACSMASRIGSITAPYFIYLRSYSISLPYILMGSLTALSGLLSLLLPESYGMPLPDTITHMQHFPGCCQKTPYTLTHTEEKENKAERKSPVVP